The Sandaracinus amylolyticus genomic interval TGCGGCGATCCGCGCCGCGCCATCGATAGATGCTCTGGTCGTCGTCGCCGACCACGCAGAGCGCGCGGTGCACGCTCGCGAGCGCGAGCACCATGCGCAGCTGCGAGTGGTTCGTGTCCTGGAACTCGTCGACCAGGATGTGCTGGAAGCGCGTCGCGAGCTCTTTGCGCAGCACCTCGTCGTTCTCGAGCGCGCGCACCATGCGGTAGATGAGATCGCCGAAGTCGAGCGCGCTCGCCGCGGCCATGCGCTTCTCGTACTCGGTCACGATCGCGCGCACGTGCGGCGTGTCGACGACCCCGGCGTCGATCTCCGAGGGCTCGACCATCTCCTGCTTCGCGCGCTCGATGCGCCCCGCGATCGACTTCGGCGGGAAGCGCTTCTCGTCCATCTTCAGGTCGCGCAGGACGCGCGTGATCATCGCGCGCTGATCGGCCTCGTCGTAGATCGTGAAGTCGCGCCGCAGGCCGATGCGATCGTGGTAGCGGCGGAGCAGGCGCGCGCACGTCGCGTGGAACGTGCCGACCTGTAGATCGCGCGCGGCGCCCGGCACGAGGTGCTCGAGGCGCTCGCGCATCTCCTGCGCGGCCTTGTTCGTGAACGTGACCGCCAGGATCCGCCACGGCGGGATCCCCCGCTCCGCGACGAGGTTCGCGACCCGGTGCGTGATCACGCGCGTCTTGCCGCTTCCCGCGCCCGCGAAGACCACGAGCGGCGCATCGCCGTGCAGGACCGCGTCGCGCTGGGGCGGGTTCAGGGTCGAGAGGTCGATGGCCATGCGAGCCGTCGCTCATACCCGACGGCGACGCCGTGTTCCAACCCCGCGGGCGTCCGTGCTACGGATCCGCGAGATGACGCGCGCCAGGCGGGACGCCGAGCTCCCTGCGAGCGGCGCGGGGACGCGGCCCTCGGCGGCCAAGTCTCCGGCCGGGCCGCGCGCGTCCGACGACGATCACGACGTCTCGGGCGAGTCCGAGGCGTCGCGCCTCGCTTCGGACGAGAACGCGGCCGACGAGAACCTCGACGCGGCGGTGAATCCCGAGGCATCGGGCGCGTCTGACCCGGACGATGCGAGCCCCGATCGCGATGCCGCCGAGACTCTCGATGCCGCAGCCCTGGAGAAGCTCGGCGACGAGCTCCCTCCCGCTGCGCGCGCGCCCGAGGATCGCGAGCGCGATCGCGAGCTGGTGCGGCGTGCTCAGCAGGGCGATCAGCGCGCCTTCCGCGAGCTCTTCGACCGCTATCACAAGCGCGCGTACGCGGTCGCGTTCGGCGTCCTCAAGAACAAGCACGACGCGCTGGACGTCGTGCAGGAGTCGTTCGTCAAGGTCCACCGGCACCTCGACGGGTTCCAGGGCAGCTCGAGCTTCTACACCTGGCTCTACCGGATCGTCATGAACCTCGCGATCGACCAGCTCCGCCGCAAGAAGACGGCGCGCCCCGTCGAGTACGACGACGCGATCGATCGCGAAGGTGCGCTCGCCGACGAGCACGTGCTGCCGCGCATGCTCGACGCGAACCCGCGCCGCACGGTGATCCGCCGCGAGCTCATGCAGCGCGTCGAGGAGGCGCTCGCGACGCTGCCCGAGTACCACCGCCAGGTGATCGTCCTGCGCGAGATCGAAGGCCTCAGCTACGAAGAGATGGCAGAGGTCCTCGAGGTGCCCAAGGGAACGATCATGAGCCGCCTCTTCCACGCGCGCCGGAAGATGCAGGTGGCTCTCCAGGACTTCGTCGAAGGAGGCGACCTCGAGGTCGAGGAGTGAACGCCGTGGGGGATCAGCGTTTCGCAGACGATCGGCTGCATCGGTACTTCGACGGCGAGCTCTCGCCGGAGGAGGCGTCCGAGGTGCGCCGCCTCGTCGAGACCGAGCCCGCGCTGCGCGCGAAGCTCGACGGTCTCCGCGAGGTGCGCGCGGTGGTGCGCGCGTCGGTCGCGGACGAGCTCGACGACGTGCCGAGCGACGACCTCTGGGCGCGCATCGAGTCGCGGATCGCGGAGAAGCCGGCGGCGGCGCCGCAGCCCGCGCTGCGCGCGGTCGAGGGCGGGCGCTCCGAGGAACGCGCCCGCACGCCGAAGGCGCACGATCCCGCGCGCCAGCGTCGCATCGCCGGCGTGGTGATCGCGGGGCTCGCGCTCGCTGCCGCGGTGCTGCTGCTCGTGCTGCGCCCGGGTGAGCCGCCGCCGGGCACCGACGGTCGGCCGATCGCGCAGGGCGAGCAGCCGGGCCGCGAGGACGACGCGATCGATCTCGGCGCGAGCGAGCCCGACGCGGAAGAGCTCGTGTTCCAGACCGAGGTGCTCGAGGTCGACTTCGGATCGAACTCGGGCGCGGTGTTCGCGGTCGAGGGCGACGACGGAGAGCGCTACGCGGTGGTGTGGCTCGCGGACGTGCAGCCGAAGCCGCCGGTCGACGCGATCGAGCCGCCCCCCGAAGAGATCACGCCGGAGCAATGATGAGCAGCGGGACGAAGCTCTTCGCGCTCGCGCTCGTCGCGGCGCTCTCGATCGCGGTGTGCCCGCGCGCGCTCGCTCAAGCGGGCGCGACCACGGCGCGCACCGGGCCGCCGAACGCCGGCACCGGCGCGACGGCGGCAGCGGTTCGCAGCGAGGTCTTCGTGGTGCTCGCGAGCGAGACCGAGGGGACGATCGACCCCGCGCTCTCCGAGATCCCCGCGCTGCGGCGCCCGCCGTTCAACGCCTTCCACACGATGGAGGTGCTCTCGCGCACGACGTCGCATCTCTCGGCCGAGCAGCCGATCGAGGTGCGCCTGCCCAACGGGCGACAGCTGCGCGTCGAGCTCGAGCGGCCGACCGAGGACGGCCGCTACCGCGTGCGCGTCTCGATCAACACGCCGGGCCAGACGGACTACCTCCCCCTGCTCCAGATCGTCGCGTCGCCGGGCGATCCGTTCTTCGTCGCCGGGCAGAACTGGCAGGGCGGGACGCTCGTGATCGGCGTGCGCATCGGGCAGCGTCCGGCGGCGCGCTGAGCGCTAAGCGCGGGTGATCGCGGAGAGATCGGCGCGCGGCTGCGTTCGCTCACCACGGTCGCTCTTCGATGCGCTTGTATGGGAACTCGCATGCCGGTAACGTGACGGCCGGGCGATCGTGAGCGCGCAACGCTTCATCCGCTGCAAGCACTGCGGCATGCCGCACGAGGC includes:
- a CDS encoding sigma-70 family RNA polymerase sigma factor, which encodes MTRARRDAELPASGAGTRPSAAKSPAGPRASDDDHDVSGESEASRLASDENAADENLDAAVNPEASGASDPDDASPDRDAAETLDAAALEKLGDELPPAARAPEDRERDRELVRRAQQGDQRAFRELFDRYHKRAYAVAFGVLKNKHDALDVVQESFVKVHRHLDGFQGSSSFYTWLYRIVMNLAIDQLRRKKTARPVEYDDAIDREGALADEHVLPRMLDANPRRTVIRRELMQRVEEALATLPEYHRQVIVLREIEGLSYEEMAEVLEVPKGTIMSRLFHARRKMQVALQDFVEGGDLEVEE
- a CDS encoding anti-sigma factor family protein; translated protein: MGDQRFADDRLHRYFDGELSPEEASEVRRLVETEPALRAKLDGLREVRAVVRASVADELDDVPSDDLWARIESRIAEKPAAAPQPALRAVEGGRSEERARTPKAHDPARQRRIAGVVIAGLALAAAVLLLVLRPGEPPPGTDGRPIAQGEQPGREDDAIDLGASEPDAEELVFQTEVLEVDFGSNSGAVFAVEGDDGERYAVVWLADVQPKPPVDAIEPPPEEITPEQ